A single Anopheles maculipalpis chromosome 3RL, idAnoMacuDA_375_x, whole genome shotgun sequence DNA region contains:
- the LOC126564178 gene encoding fez family zinc finger protein erm yields MVYFSPRGMQEPCSPPGIPHTAKSPTMEGAVPDAESATDATERHNVPSPHETTVTSVASTVSVAESVQSMANRPVAKIQRPSGGTLKFSIANIMGQPDDREEEEERAEDHEEEEEEDELEEDVEEDDEDAVVDVASDDDTIELSMTSPCSSTQFRKRRHESHEKSMSPVSAAGSSPCYEPPSSMGSSVAEAYDSAFKKYVPNSVHQFVASNRHQELLSQYPLLYYPGQLMCAAAQYAALTHQHHQQQHHNHHHHHHAAAVAALHPYGTPGRLHSPTLSPPPTGAGLQGASTAVQTANVHSHPALNGRHLHGGSHGHHQLLSAAAAAAAAAAAAAASQTKPSAKRANLNVSASSTCSSLSSSGSSAGGSPGGSGPDGSPTSSAAAAAAMAAKQKTFACPECGKVFNAHYNLTRHMPVHTGARPFICKICGKGFRQASTLCRHKIIHTSEKPHKCQTCGKAFNRSSTLNTHTRIHAGYKPYICEYCGKGFHQKGNYKNHKLTHSGDKAYKCTICNKAFHQIYNLTFHMHTHNDKKPFTCKICAKGFCRNFDLKKHMRKLHDVSLGGGHKRSRSCGTPQHHHRGSPLDGPSQHSATRSPGHQHPSLPPPPPPPPAASSASSSGPATPSLSGSPTTHHHPSSPHLHHSLHLHGSGLSHGPPHPHGHVGVGPTELQARSSPVPSWSSSASSLAALHHTAVAAAAMRNGVTGAGVDYGSPFLMPTGRHHHQRLAAAAAVTDSPFIGKVF; encoded by the exons ATGGTTTATTTT AGTCCCCGTGGCATGCAGGAACCGTGTAGCCCACCAGGAATACCGCATACAGCGAAGAGTCCCACAATGGAAGGAGCTGTCCCGGATGCGGAGTCCGCCACTGACGCCACCGAGCGCCACAATGTTCCGAGCCCTCATGAGACGACCGTCACGAGTGTGGCTTCCACCGTCAGTGTGGCTGAGAGTGTGCAGTCGATGGCAAACCGGCCGGTAGCGAAGATTCAGCGACCTAGTGGGGGTACGTTGAAGTTTTCGATCGCAAACATTATGGGACAGCCGGATGATcgcgaggaggaggaggaacgAGCGGAAGATCatgaagaggaggaggaagaggacgaACTGGAGGAGGATGTGGAGGAAGATGATGAGGATGCGGTAGTGGATGTGGCGAGTGATGATGACACAATTGAACTATCGATGACGTCGCCATGTAGTAGCACTCAGTTCCGTAAGCGACGCCATGAAAGTCACGAGAAGTCTATGAGTCCGGTGTCGGCAGCAGGGTCGAGTCCCTGCTACGAACCCCCTTCGTCGATGGGAAGTTCTGTGGCGGAGGCGTACGATTCCGCGTTTAAGAAGTACGTCCCCAACTCGGTCCATCAGTTCGTGGCAAGCAACCGTCATCAGGAGCTACTGAGCCAGTATCCACTGTTGTACTATCCGGGGCAGTTGATGTGTGCCGCAGCTCAGTACGCGGCACTTACacatcagcaccatcagcagcaacatcacaatcaccatcatcatcatcatgcggCGGCTGTTGCGGCACTACATCCCTACGGCACACCGGGACGTCTTCACAGTCCTACGctatcaccaccaccgacTGGAGCAGGTCTTCAGGGAGCTAGTACAGCTGTTCAGACAGCGAATGTTCACAGCCATCCAGCGCTAAATGGACGTCATCTACATGGAGGCTCACATGGCCATCATCAGCTTCTGTCGGCTGCGGCTGCGGCCgccgctgctgcagctgctgccgcCGCTAGCCAGACCAAACCGAGTGCAAAGCGAGCTAATCTGAATGTTTCTGCCAGCAGTACCTGCTCGTCGCTGAGTTCTAGTGGCAGCTCAGCGGGAGGATCTCCTGGCGGCAGTGGTCCGGATGGTTCGCCCACCtcttcagctgctgctgcagctgcaatGGCGGCCAAGCAGAAAACGTTCGCCTGCCCCGAGTGTGGTAAGGTGTTCAATGCGCACTACAACCTAACTCGTCACATGCCCGTTCACACGGGAGCTCGACCGTTTATCTGCAAAATCTGTGGCAAGGGTTTCCGGCAGGCGTCGACGCTTTGTCGGCACAAGATAATTCACACCTCGGAAAAGCCACACAAGTGTCAGACGTGTGGTAAAGCTTTCAATCGCTCTTCCACActtaatacacacacaagaatCCACGCAGGGTACAAGCCGTACATCTGCGAGTACTGTGGCAAGGGGTTTCATCAGAAGGGTAACTACAAGAATCACAAGCTAACGCATAGTGGTGATAAGGCGTACAAGTGCACTATCTGCAACAAAGCATTTCATCAGATCTACAACCTTACCTTCcacatgcacacgcacaaCGATAAGAAGCCGTTCACGTGCAAGATCTGTGCCAAGGGCTTCTGTCGGAACTTTGACCTGAAGAAGCACATGCGAAAGCTGCACGATGTGAGTCTTGGAGGTGGTCACAAAAGGTCTCGGAGTTGTGGTACTCCACAGCACCACCATCGAGGATCGCCACTGGATGGTCCGAGTCAACATTCCGCCACGAGGTCTCCTGGACATCAGCATCCATCCTTACCGCCACCTCCCCCTCCACCACCGGCAGCATCGTCAGCTTCTTCCTCCGGTCCAGCAACACCCTCCTTGTCCGGTTCCCCGACAACCCACCATCATCCGTCTTCGCCGCATCTTCATCATTCGCTTCATCTGCACGGATCGGGCCTTTCCCATGGACCACCTCACCCTCACGGACACGTCGGTGTAGGACCGACGGAACTTCAAGCTCGCTCCTCTCCCGTACCGTCCTGGTCTAGTAGTGCATCCTCGCTAGCCGCACTCCATCACACAGCCGTTGCTGCAGCTGCTATGCGCAACGGGGTAACTGGAGCAGGCGTTGACTATGGTAGTCCGTTTCTCATGCCAACCGGCCGCCATCACCATCAACGGTTAGCAGCGGCTGCAGCCGTCACCGACAGTCCCTTTATTGGGAAAGTGTTCTGA